One genomic segment of Streptomyces niveus includes these proteins:
- a CDS encoding aldo/keto reductase, translated as MQVTSLGGLEVSRIGLGAMGMSAFYTGAGREDAESIRTIHRALDLGVTHLDTAEVYGPYVNEELVGRAIKDRRDEVVLATKFGLVSHTGRPGLDSTPANVRAAVDGSLRRLGTDHIDLYYQHRVDPDTPIEETVGALSALVAAGKVRHIGLSEASAATIRRAHAVHPVSAVQSEYSLWTRDPEADVLPTLRELGIGLVPYSPLGHGFLTGDIRTLDGLDAADWRRTNPRFTGDNLTRNLRIVDEVSEIAVDVGAKPAQVALAWLLAQGEGIAPIPGTKRVDRLEENSAADSIRLTPGHLARLKDLAPASGARHAEPDMAVIEPVTQ; from the coding sequence ATGCAGGTCACGTCGCTGGGCGGGCTCGAGGTCTCGCGCATCGGACTCGGGGCGATGGGCATGTCGGCGTTCTACACGGGCGCCGGACGTGAGGACGCCGAGTCGATCCGCACGATCCATCGCGCTCTGGACCTCGGCGTCACGCACCTGGACACCGCAGAGGTGTACGGGCCCTACGTGAACGAGGAACTGGTGGGTCGCGCGATCAAGGACCGCCGGGACGAGGTCGTGCTCGCCACCAAGTTCGGCCTCGTCTCCCACACCGGCCGACCGGGCCTGGACAGTACCCCCGCCAACGTCCGAGCCGCCGTCGACGGCTCGCTGCGGCGGCTGGGAACCGACCACATCGACCTGTACTACCAGCACCGGGTCGACCCCGACACCCCCATCGAGGAGACGGTGGGAGCGTTGAGCGCGTTGGTGGCGGCGGGCAAGGTGCGCCACATCGGACTGTCGGAGGCGTCCGCGGCGACGATCCGCCGGGCGCACGCCGTTCATCCGGTGTCCGCCGTCCAGAGCGAATACTCGCTGTGGACCCGCGACCCTGAAGCGGACGTGCTGCCCACACTGCGTGAACTCGGGATCGGACTCGTTCCCTACTCGCCGCTGGGGCACGGCTTCCTCACCGGTGACATCCGCACCCTCGACGGCCTGGACGCCGCCGACTGGCGGCGCACCAATCCCCGTTTCACCGGGGACAACCTCACGCGCAACCTGCGCATCGTCGACGAGGTGAGCGAGATCGCCGTCGACGTCGGAGCGAAGCCCGCCCAGGTCGCTCTGGCCTGGCTGCTCGCACAAGGAGAAGGCATCGCGCCCATTCCGGGAACGAAGCGTGTCGACCGGCTCGAGGAGAACAGCGCCGCCGACAGCATCCGGCTCACCCCCGGCCACCTCGCCCGTCTGAAGGATCTGGCGCCGGCGTCCGGCGCTCGCCACGCGGAGCCCGACATGGCCGTGATCGAACCAGTGACCCAGTGA
- a CDS encoding Gfo/Idh/MocA family protein, which yields MRSNMIRVGIIGADTKASWAGASHIPALAAQPQFSLEAVATRHEESARRAAETFGAERWFADPYELIGDPSIDLVTVAVKVPAHRELVLAALAANKAVYSESPLGATVAEAEEMADAAGSLHTAIGLQGRLNPSVRRAAEIIAQGRLGRLLSARVTATTFGNGPESVSTYEYFDKAAAGAGFLTIAVGHVLDVIEAVLGDITEIDARTELLWPEVKLVDTGTTTVREVPDHLDAIMKTSSGAPAGVQILAGVPVPDAQFGMEVRGSDGWLKLTGSHPAGVQVGDLVLSSSVDFAVPDSPVATGTGPTAAEIWTGASINVGEVYASLARDIANGTHHTPGFQHAAHNSRLIARVEQAARTGVRR from the coding sequence GTGCGGAGCAACATGATTCGTGTCGGCATCATCGGAGCCGATACGAAAGCGAGCTGGGCGGGGGCATCCCACATTCCCGCACTCGCGGCGCAGCCGCAGTTCTCCCTGGAGGCCGTGGCGACCCGGCACGAAGAGAGCGCACGCCGCGCCGCCGAGACCTTCGGTGCCGAGCGGTGGTTCGCGGACCCCTACGAGCTCATCGGCGACCCTTCGATCGACCTCGTCACGGTCGCGGTGAAGGTCCCGGCCCACCGCGAGCTCGTGCTCGCCGCCCTGGCGGCGAACAAGGCCGTGTACTCGGAGTCCCCGCTGGGCGCGACCGTTGCGGAGGCGGAGGAGATGGCCGACGCGGCCGGTTCGCTGCACACCGCGATCGGTCTCCAGGGCCGGCTCAATCCGTCGGTACGGCGCGCGGCGGAGATCATCGCGCAGGGCCGGCTCGGGCGACTGCTCTCGGCGCGGGTCACCGCGACGACATTCGGAAACGGCCCGGAGTCGGTGAGCACCTACGAGTACTTCGACAAGGCGGCGGCCGGTGCCGGCTTCCTGACGATCGCGGTCGGCCACGTTCTGGATGTGATCGAGGCGGTGCTCGGTGACATCACCGAAATCGATGCCCGCACGGAACTCCTCTGGCCGGAGGTCAAGCTGGTCGACACCGGCACGACGACCGTCCGGGAGGTCCCGGATCACCTCGACGCCATCATGAAGACCTCGTCGGGCGCCCCGGCGGGAGTGCAGATCCTGGCCGGCGTGCCCGTGCCGGACGCCCAATTCGGCATGGAGGTCCGCGGATCGGACGGCTGGCTGAAGCTGACCGGCAGTCACCCCGCGGGCGTTCAGGTCGGGGACCTCGTGCTCTCGTCGAGCGTGGACTTCGCGGTACCGGACAGCCCCGTCGCCACCGGCACCGGACCCACCGCTGCCGAAATCTGGACGGGTGCGTCCATCAACGTCGGCGAGGTCTACGCCAGCCTCGCCCGCGACATCGCGAACGGAACCCACCACACCCCGGGATTCCAGCACGCCGCCCACAACAGCCGCCTGATCGCCCGGGTCGAACAGGCCGCTCGAACCGGCGTCCGGCGCTGA
- a CDS encoding SDR family NAD(P)-dependent oxidoreductase: protein MKDLQGKQVLVTGGSRGIGAAIALTLARNGADVAISYEHAADRAQDIVDQIDREGQHGVAIHADSADPDANERLVEHAVRDLGGLDILVNNAGTIRHGDLVDLSPDDISTVLHVNVRGTVLTTRAAIPHFTRGLARELGPTNITVNLVQPGPIDTALNPGNGGDADYIRSLVPLGRYGTTDEVAALVPSWQARPLHT from the coding sequence ATGAAAGACCTGCAAGGCAAACAAGTTCTGGTGACGGGCGGCTCGCGCGGTATCGGCGCCGCAATCGCCCTGACACTCGCCAGAAACGGCGCCGACGTCGCCATCAGCTACGAACACGCCGCCGACCGAGCACAGGACATCGTCGATCAGATCGATCGTGAGGGGCAGCACGGAGTTGCTATTCACGCAGACAGCGCCGATCCCGACGCCAACGAACGGTTGGTGGAACACGCAGTCCGCGACCTGGGCGGTCTCGATATCCTCGTCAACAACGCTGGAACCATCCGCCATGGCGACCTCGTCGACCTCAGCCCGGACGACATCAGCACCGTTCTGCACGTCAACGTGCGGGGGACCGTGCTGACCACACGAGCCGCCATCCCTCATTTCACCCGAGGTCTGGCGCGCGAACTCGGCCCCACCAACATAACCGTCAACCTGGTGCAGCCGGGCCCCATCGACACCGCGCTGAACCCCGGCAACGGCGGCGATGCGGACTACATCCGCAGCCTGGTGCCACTGGGACGCTATGGCACGACCGACGAGGTGGCGGCCCTCGTGCCTTCCTGGCAAGCCCGGCCTCTTCATACGTGA
- a CDS encoding TetR family transcriptional regulator C-terminal domain-containing protein, protein MLKSYFADFLADMDGVPARSGRSAAERLMAYWQQWRETRSVEECQGKCLVVKLGAEVADLSESMRLALEEGTSAIVDRIEHTIISGLEDGSLSVDGDPRDVAQTLYSMWLGASVMAKIQRSPAPRLV, encoded by the coding sequence ATGCTGAAGAGCTACTTCGCGGACTTCCTCGCGGACATGGACGGCGTTCCCGCCCGATCCGGCCGGTCGGCAGCCGAGCGGCTGATGGCCTACTGGCAGCAGTGGCGGGAGACGCGGAGCGTCGAGGAGTGCCAGGGCAAGTGCCTGGTCGTGAAACTCGGCGCCGAGGTCGCCGATCTGTCGGAGTCGATGCGCCTGGCTCTGGAAGAGGGCACGAGCGCCATCGTCGACCGTATCGAGCACACGATCATCAGCGGTCTGGAAGACGGCTCTCTCTCGGTCGACGGTGATCCCCGCGACGTGGCGCAGACTCTGTACAGCATGTGGCTCGGTGCAAGCGTCATGGCCAAGATCCAACGCAGCCCGGCCCCGCGACTGGTCTAA
- a CDS encoding type 1 glutamine amidotransferase domain-containing protein, producing MKVLIVLTSHDELGDTGRKTGFWLEELAAPYYRFKETGAQIVLASPNGGQPPLDPKSNEPGFQTDDTRRFGADPEATKALANTVRLDAVPAGDFDAVFYPGGHGPLWDLAEDTVSARLIESTLRSGKPVGLVCHAPGVLRHAVNEDGTPLVAGRQVTGFANSEEEAVQLTDVVPFLVEDELTKLGGVYSKTGDWQPYVLKDGLLITGQNPASSAPAADALIELVTKGDM from the coding sequence ATGAAGGTTCTGATTGTTCTCACCTCGCATGATGAGCTGGGCGACACCGGCCGTAAGACCGGGTTCTGGCTGGAGGAGCTGGCGGCGCCGTACTACCGCTTCAAGGAGACCGGCGCGCAGATCGTGCTTGCTTCCCCGAACGGCGGGCAGCCGCCGCTGGACCCCAAGAGCAACGAGCCCGGCTTCCAGACCGACGACACCCGGCGCTTCGGGGCCGACCCGGAGGCGACCAAGGCACTGGCGAACACCGTGCGCCTGGATGCGGTCCCGGCGGGCGACTTCGACGCGGTCTTCTACCCCGGCGGGCACGGACCACTGTGGGACCTGGCCGAGGACACCGTCTCCGCGCGGCTGATCGAGTCAACCCTGCGCTCGGGCAAGCCGGTGGGACTGGTGTGCCACGCGCCCGGCGTGCTGCGGCACGCCGTCAACGAGGACGGTACCCCGCTGGTGGCGGGCCGGCAGGTCACCGGATTCGCCAACTCCGAGGAGGAGGCCGTCCAGCTCACCGACGTCGTCCCCTTCCTGGTCGAGGACGAACTCACCAAGCTCGGCGGCGTCTACTCCAAGACCGGCGACTGGCAGCCCTACGTCCTCAAGGACGGTCTGCTGATCACCGGGCAGAACCCGGCCTCCTCTGCTCCCGCAGCCGACGCCCTGATCGAGCTGGTCACCAAGGGCGACATGTGA
- a CDS encoding helix-turn-helix transcriptional regulator yields MGVGAALEDVSRGFQADPPSGSGHDQGLVRCGHMCASCVRSCEYWCASTYAFSAAIDTDGVFDAQGAFVEPGIRRATHPARRLPLMRDNEVMLGDERSGLGEYLRHHRSEMTPRDRPGASPLSHRRVPGLRRQELADIAGISVEYYTRLEQGRASRPSREVLTALARAFRLSNAEQDHLFRLADERPPQPRAPAAEIRPGLQQLLDSLDDTMPVTIHDGRLDMLAFNVAAADLFGPVFDDGPYGHNIAYQAFTSAGLREVLGNEGAEQLARVAAAELRKALSLYPEDEQLRSLFRELSTSSPEFSRHWERGEIGTWRSAMKRVNHPTRGLLAFDSEMLHDPESDHWVMLFTPRRA; encoded by the coding sequence ATGGGTGTCGGGGCTGCGCTTGAGGATGTCTCGCGCGGCTTCCAGGCCGATCCCCCGAGTGGCTCCGGTCATGATCAAGGTCTGGTTCGCTGCGGTCATATGTGCGCCTCCTGCGTGAGATCGTGCGAGTACTGGTGTGCGTCGACGTATGCGTTCTCCGCCGCCATCGACACTGACGGAGTGTTCGATGCTCAGGGAGCCTTCGTCGAGCCTGGTATCCGCAGGGCCACGCACCCGGCCCGCCGCCTACCACTGATGCGGGACAATGAAGTCATGCTGGGAGATGAGCGTTCAGGTCTGGGCGAGTATCTACGCCACCATCGCTCGGAAATGACACCCCGCGATCGACCCGGAGCGTCCCCTCTGTCTCATAGGCGTGTGCCGGGTCTCCGACGCCAGGAGCTCGCCGACATCGCGGGCATCTCGGTCGAGTACTACACCCGTCTCGAACAGGGCCGCGCGTCCCGCCCCTCGCGGGAGGTCCTCACCGCACTGGCGCGGGCCTTCCGGCTCTCGAACGCCGAACAAGATCACTTGTTCCGGCTCGCCGACGAGCGACCTCCACAGCCGCGAGCACCAGCTGCGGAAATCCGACCGGGGCTCCAGCAACTGCTCGACAGCCTGGACGACACCATGCCGGTCACCATTCACGACGGCCGGCTCGACATGCTGGCGTTCAACGTTGCCGCAGCGGATCTGTTCGGGCCCGTCTTCGACGACGGACCTTACGGCCACAACATCGCCTACCAAGCCTTCACGTCGGCGGGACTCCGCGAGGTGCTCGGGAACGAGGGAGCGGAGCAACTAGCCCGAGTGGCCGCCGCCGAACTTCGCAAAGCACTCAGTCTCTACCCGGAAGATGAACAACTTCGTTCTCTTTTTCGCGAGCTGTCGACGAGTAGTCCCGAATTCAGCCGCCACTGGGAGCGAGGAGAGATCGGAACATGGAGGTCCGCGATGAAGCGCGTCAACCATCCGACCAGAGGTTTGCTTGCGTTCGACAGCGAGATGCTGCATGACCCCGAGAGCGACCACTGGGTCATGCTTTTTACCCCCCGCCGCGCATGA
- a CDS encoding SDR family NAD(P)-dependent oxidoreductase has product MTAANQTLIMTGATRGIGLEAARDILKRSPDTHLVVLGRRSSAAEVLPSLRGISPHVSTVDIDLSSKASVAAAGARLEDLLDSGELPPLRGLVFNAGVHLSNALQSTVDGYERTFAVNVMSTHQLLRQLHPHVQAPARIVVTVSDAHFGDLRHTGGTMPAPRWAIPEISRPGAFDRSGNVRAGRRAYVTSKLGGVHLVHEWARRLPDGIDIVSYNPSLVVGTGLARETGGAFPFLMSKVVPLLTVTSLVDTPVPAGKKLADAILSVTPAATGAYIHRKKATASSTESYDTDRERALWSWLEQVSPTTD; this is encoded by the coding sequence ATGACCGCAGCGAACCAGACCTTGATCATGACCGGAGCCACTCGGGGGATCGGCCTGGAAGCCGCGCGAGACATCCTCAAGCGCAGCCCCGACACCCATCTTGTGGTTCTCGGGCGACGCTCCTCCGCCGCCGAGGTGCTTCCGAGCCTGCGGGGAATCTCTCCGCACGTCTCGACCGTCGACATCGATCTGTCGAGCAAGGCGAGCGTCGCTGCTGCCGGCGCACGGCTGGAAGACCTTCTTGATTCCGGCGAGTTGCCTCCGCTGCGGGGACTTGTCTTCAACGCGGGTGTCCATCTCTCCAACGCGTTGCAGAGCACGGTCGACGGATACGAAAGGACCTTTGCCGTAAACGTCATGTCCACCCACCAGCTTCTCAGGCAACTACACCCCCACGTTCAGGCGCCGGCACGCATCGTTGTCACGGTCAGCGACGCCCACTTCGGTGATCTCAGGCATACCGGGGGGACCATGCCCGCACCCCGTTGGGCCATCCCGGAGATCTCCCGACCCGGAGCATTCGACCGTTCCGGGAATGTCCGGGCCGGCCGTCGTGCCTACGTGACGAGCAAACTCGGCGGCGTGCACCTGGTCCACGAATGGGCCCGCCGATTGCCCGATGGCATCGACATCGTCTCTTACAACCCCAGCCTCGTGGTCGGAACCGGGCTCGCGCGCGAAACCGGTGGAGCCTTTCCCTTCCTGATGAGTAAAGTCGTCCCGCTGCTCACGGTCACATCGCTTGTGGATACCCCGGTCCCCGCGGGCAAGAAACTCGCCGACGCCATCCTCAGCGTCACCCCCGCCGCGACCGGTGCCTACATCCACCGGAAGAAGGCCACGGCGTCATCCACCGAGTCCTACGACACAGATCGCGAACGCGCCCTCTGGAGCTGGCTGGAACAGGTTTCGCCGACAACCGACTGA
- a CDS encoding DNA/RNA non-specific endonuclease, with product MCGFPDPAQNKDLKDKVIFNRVHIVGDKMSGEWTERNLFTGFQRMNTSGIRRCEIKMERQLAAGTGCNAGKVKYSHTEGIPDSITMSARTENEVLFDNVTVKNVTKWQTTC from the coding sequence GTGTGCGGATTCCCGGACCCTGCCCAGAACAAGGACCTCAAGGACAAGGTCATCTTCAACCGCGTGCACATCGTGGGCGACAAGATGAGCGGTGAATGGACCGAGCGCAATCTGTTCACCGGATTCCAGCGGATGAACACCAGTGGAATTCGACGCTGCGAGATCAAGATGGAAAGACAGCTCGCAGCAGGAACTGGGTGCAATGCTGGAAAGGTCAAATACAGCCATACCGAGGGCATTCCGGACAGTATTACCATGTCCGCCCGCACCGAGAATGAAGTACTGTTCGATAACGTAACGGTCAAGAACGTCACGAAATGGCAGACGACATGTTGA
- a CDS encoding ECF transporter S component: MKRTGALEQPRTTAIRVPVRAAIVIAMAAFLGVVAFFWPFFVAPGTFGSRYAPLAIFGALLVLILCVVISEIAEGGINSKVLAMLGVLSAVNAAIRPLGAGAAGIETVFFILVLAGRVYGPGFGFTLGCTSLFASALITGGVGPWMPYQMFGCAFVGMLAGLLPRATGRREVLLLAVYGGLSGFLFGFLLNLSFWPFSLDPNSSIAYLPGLPFTEQWQRYVAFDLATSLGWDTGRAVTNIVCITLAGPAVLTVFRRAARKARFQAPVHFAKADREVSADAGPSESRGQDRLHLGRRFPRYRRKLPGISNRG, encoded by the coding sequence ATGAAGAGAACCGGCGCCCTCGAACAGCCACGCACCACCGCGATCCGCGTCCCCGTACGCGCCGCAATCGTCATCGCGATGGCGGCCTTCCTCGGCGTCGTCGCGTTCTTCTGGCCGTTCTTCGTCGCACCGGGCACCTTCGGCTCCCGCTACGCGCCGCTCGCGATCTTCGGGGCGCTCCTCGTCCTCATCCTGTGCGTGGTCATCTCGGAGATCGCCGAAGGCGGCATCAACTCCAAGGTTCTGGCCATGCTCGGGGTGCTCTCCGCGGTCAACGCCGCGATCCGCCCACTCGGCGCCGGCGCCGCCGGGATCGAGACCGTCTTCTTCATCCTGGTCCTCGCCGGCCGGGTGTACGGCCCCGGCTTCGGCTTCACCCTCGGCTGCACCTCCCTGTTCGCCTCCGCACTCATCACAGGCGGCGTCGGGCCGTGGATGCCCTACCAGATGTTCGGCTGCGCCTTCGTCGGCATGCTCGCGGGCCTGCTGCCCCGTGCCACCGGCCGCCGCGAGGTGCTGCTGCTCGCCGTCTACGGGGGTCTCTCCGGCTTCCTCTTCGGCTTCCTGCTCAACCTCTCCTTCTGGCCGTTCTCCCTCGACCCCAACAGCTCCATCGCCTACCTGCCGGGCCTGCCCTTCACCGAGCAGTGGCAGCGGTACGTGGCCTTCGACCTGGCCACCTCACTGGGCTGGGACACGGGCCGGGCCGTCACGAACATCGTCTGCATCACCCTCGCGGGCCCAGCGGTCCTGACAGTCTTCCGCCGCGCGGCCCGCAAGGCCCGCTTCCAGGCCCCGGTCCACTTCGCCAAGGCGGACAGGGAGGTGTCGGCGGATGCCGGACCGAGCGAAAGCCGGGGACAAGATCGTCTTCACCTGGGCCGCCGTTTTCCGAGGTACAGACGGAAGCTCCCCGGAATCTCGAACCGCGGTTGA
- a CDS encoding SCO5918 family protein gives MRCVIARFPFDLTKSGVLESMKGVKPEQASGECVIIGRRAYPVKQVGEVVTRQDRRDFSAGEVLRAMTRLGFTCRGLPAAAPTRVLTPFQQASEMLGAPAAL, from the coding sequence ATGCGCTGTGTCATCGCCCGCTTCCCGTTCGACCTCACCAAGAGCGGCGTCCTTGAATCGATGAAGGGCGTCAAGCCCGAGCAGGCTTCCGGCGAGTGCGTGATCATCGGCCGCCGTGCATACCCCGTCAAGCAGGTCGGGGAGGTCGTCACACGCCAGGACCGTCGCGACTTCAGCGCAGGTGAAGTCCTGCGGGCCATGACCCGGCTCGGCTTCACCTGCCGCGGCCTTCCGGCCGCCGCGCCCACCCGCGTCCTCACCCCGTTCCAACAGGCTTCCGAGATGCTCGGCGCCCCCGCGGCCCTCTGA
- a CDS encoding CBS domain-containing protein, translated as MTLVQMQPRPASATPVHSTAADAMDTGGPQVCDDMTVEVALAVMVSARTGHLLVCDNDGLCTGLLTQAQLTAARDSSKYTDRIQLRDILGDRGPLTHRVTTMAEAEHAMRYSQVDALPVVDEHGSAPDVLAVAR; from the coding sequence TTGACGCTGGTTCAGATGCAGCCCCGCCCGGCGAGTGCCACCCCCGTACACAGCACGGCGGCCGACGCCATGGACACCGGCGGACCGCAGGTCTGTGACGACATGACCGTCGAGGTCGCCCTGGCCGTCATGGTCAGCGCTCGCACCGGGCACCTGCTCGTCTGCGACAACGACGGCCTGTGCACCGGACTTCTCACCCAGGCCCAGCTCACCGCGGCCCGTGACAGTTCCAAGTACACCGACCGGATCCAGCTGCGCGACATCCTCGGCGACCGAGGACCGTTGACCCATCGCGTGACCACCATGGCCGAAGCCGAGCACGCGATGCGCTACAGCCAGGTCGACGCCCTGCCGGTCGTCGACGAACACGGCAGCGCTCCGGACGTCCTCGCCGTTGCCCGCTGA
- a CDS encoding DEAD/DEAH box helicase encodes MNPTRTNARSSRPRRTEGPAFGSTDGSRRGARFGSPAPARSGGTGRSGSHGRRPAAVQGEFALPKTTTPALPAVDAFADLDMPAQLLATLTKQGVSVPFPIQGATLPNTLAGRDALGRGRTGSGKTLAFGLALLARTAGQRAEPRQPLALVLVPTRELAQQVTDALTPYARSVRLRLATVVGGMSIGRQANALRGGAEVVVATPGRLKDLIDRGDCRLNQVAITVLDEADQMADMGFMPQVTALLDQVRPEGQRMLFSATLDRNVDRLVRRYLTDPVVHSVDPSAGAVTTMEHHVLHVHGADKHRTTTEIAAREGRVIMFLDTKHAVDRLTRDLLDSGVRAAALHGGKSQPQRTRTLAQFKTGHVTVLVATNVAARGIHVDDLDLVVNIDPPTDHKDYLHRGGRTARAGESGSVVTLVTPNQRRDMTRLMAAAGIVPRITQVRSGEEALSRITGAQAPSGVPVTITAPAPERRQRSTSSRGRRSPASAARRMTARQTSFDAAA; translated from the coding sequence ACACGTACGAACGCCCGTTCCTCCCGCCCCCGCCGGACCGAAGGCCCCGCTTTCGGGTCCACCGACGGGTCGAGGCGGGGCGCCCGCTTCGGCTCGCCCGCCCCGGCCCGTTCGGGCGGGACGGGCCGCTCGGGCAGCCACGGCCGACGGCCCGCAGCGGTCCAGGGAGAGTTCGCCCTGCCTAAGACGACCACGCCCGCGCTGCCCGCGGTCGATGCGTTCGCCGACCTCGACATGCCCGCCCAACTGCTGGCCACACTGACCAAGCAAGGCGTGAGCGTCCCGTTCCCGATCCAGGGCGCCACCCTGCCCAACACCCTCGCGGGCCGCGACGCCCTGGGACGCGGGCGCACCGGTTCCGGCAAGACCCTCGCCTTCGGCCTGGCCCTGCTGGCCCGCACCGCCGGTCAGCGTGCCGAGCCCCGCCAGCCGCTGGCCCTGGTCCTCGTGCCGACGCGTGAGCTGGCACAACAGGTAACCGACGCACTTACCCCCTACGCCCGCTCGGTAAGGCTGCGCCTGGCCACCGTCGTCGGCGGAATGTCGATCGGCAGGCAGGCCAACGCGCTGCGCGGTGGTGCCGAGGTCGTCGTGGCGACGCCGGGCCGGCTCAAGGACCTCATCGACCGCGGCGACTGCCGGCTCAACCAGGTCGCGATCACCGTACTGGACGAGGCCGACCAGATGGCCGACATGGGCTTCATGCCCCAGGTCACCGCACTCCTCGACCAAGTACGCCCCGAGGGCCAGCGGATGCTGTTCTCCGCCACCCTCGACCGTAACGTCGACCGCCTGGTCCGCCGTTACCTCACCGACCCGGTTGTCCACTCCGTCGACCCGTCCGCGGGCGCGGTCACCACGATGGAGCACCACGTGCTGCACGTTCACGGCGCCGACAAGCACCGGACGACGACGGAGATCGCGGCCCGCGAAGGCAGGGTGATCATGTTCCTGGACACCAAGCACGCTGTCGACCGGCTGACACGAGACCTGCTGGACAGCGGGGTGCGGGCCGCCGCCCTGCACGGCGGGAAGTCGCAGCCGCAGCGCACCCGGACCCTGGCCCAGTTCAAGACCGGGCACGTCACCGTGCTCGTGGCCACGAACGTCGCAGCCCGCGGCATCCACGTCGATGACCTCGACCTCGTCGTCAATATCGACCCGCCGACCGACCACAAGGACTACCTCCACCGCGGCGGCCGAACCGCGCGGGCCGGGGAATCCGGCAGCGTCGTCACCCTGGTCACCCCCAACCAGCGCCGGGACATGACGCGCCTCATGGCAGCGGCCGGCATCGTGCCCCGGATCACCCAGGTCCGCTCCGGCGAAGAAGCACTCAGCCGGATCACCGGAGCACAAGCCCCTTCCGGCGTTCCCGTGACGATCACCGCTCCGGCCCCCGAGCGGCGTCAGCGCAGCACGTCCTCACGCGGCCGGCGCAGCCCCGCTTCGGCTGCCCGGCGCATGACAGCGCGGCAGACCTCCTTCGACGCGGCGGCTTAG